In Salinisphaera sp. LB1, one genomic interval encodes:
- a CDS encoding LysR family transcriptional regulator, with amino-acid sequence MNDTDWERYRAFLAVVDTGSLSAAARALNAMQPTVRRRIEALENELGTALFTRSPSGLEPTAIAHDLVAPARAMANAARAFSRTGSASADQISGVVRVTASEVMGVEVLPALLTSLMAEHPALTIELSLSNDNADMLHREADIAIRMVRPTQHALIAQRIGHITVGLHARRDLIERRGMPADLDDLRRFPWIGFDTETASIRTMRALGLTEQRQDFAYRTDSDMAQLAAIRAGLGIGVCQAPLARRFPDLVRILPDLVSYPLETWVVMHEDLRRVQRVRLVFRHLARHLSAYIRLDEPPDGTGL; translated from the coding sequence TTGAATGACACCGACTGGGAGCGCTATCGCGCGTTTCTCGCCGTCGTCGATACCGGCAGCCTGTCGGCGGCGGCGCGGGCGCTGAACGCGATGCAACCCACGGTGCGCCGCCGCATAGAGGCGCTGGAAAACGAGCTGGGCACCGCCCTGTTCACCCGCTCCCCGAGCGGGCTCGAACCAACCGCGATCGCCCACGACTTGGTCGCCCCGGCACGCGCCATGGCCAACGCCGCGCGCGCCTTTTCGCGCACGGGCTCGGCCTCGGCCGATCAGATATCGGGCGTGGTACGCGTGACCGCCAGTGAGGTCATGGGGGTCGAAGTGCTGCCCGCGCTGCTTACGTCACTCATGGCCGAACATCCCGCGCTGACCATCGAACTCAGCCTGAGCAATGACAACGCCGATATGCTGCATCGCGAGGCCGACATCGCGATTCGGATGGTACGCCCGACCCAACACGCGCTCATCGCCCAACGCATCGGGCATATCACGGTTGGCTTGCACGCACGCCGGGATCTGATCGAACGCCGCGGCATGCCCGCCGACCTCGACGATCTACGCCGCTTCCCGTGGATTGGCTTCGACACCGAAACGGCGAGTATCCGTACGATGCGCGCCCTGGGGCTCACGGAACAACGACAGGACTTCGCCTACCGGACCGACAGTGACATGGCGCAGCTCGCGGCCATCCGAGCCGGCCTGGGGATCGGCGTGTGCCAGGCGCCCCTGGCTCGCCGCTTTCCCGATCTGGTGCGGATTCTTCCCGATCTGGTGAGCTACCCGCTCGAAACGTGGGTGGTCATGCACGAAGACCTGCGGCGCGTGCAACGCGTCCGGCTTGTATTCCGTCACCTGGCCCGCCACCTGAGCGCCTACATACGGCTGGATGAGCCGCCAGATGGGACCGGCCTGTAG
- a CDS encoding ABC transporter ATP-binding protein, with the protein MSDLLTVSDLHVNYGQIEALKGVSLRVAEGEVVAILGSNGAGKTTLMRSLSGLLRPKSGSIVYRDEELVGVRADLIVGKGIAQSPEGRRVFGTLTVEENLGLGAYTRPPAEVGTTRAEVYRMFPKLEERRAQLAGTLSGGEQQMLAIGRALMAKPRLLLLDEPSLGLAPLIVKGIFAALREIANSGVTVLVVEQNARIALKLADRGYVLEVGRIVHEDKASALLASPEVQEAYLGKSA; encoded by the coding sequence ATGAGTGATCTTCTGACGGTATCCGACCTCCACGTCAACTACGGCCAGATCGAGGCCCTGAAGGGCGTCTCGCTGCGGGTCGCCGAGGGCGAGGTGGTGGCCATTCTCGGCTCCAACGGCGCGGGCAAGACCACGCTGATGCGTTCGCTCAGCGGTCTGCTGCGCCCGAAATCGGGCTCCATCGTCTATCGCGACGAGGAACTGGTGGGCGTGCGCGCCGATCTGATCGTCGGCAAGGGCATCGCCCAGTCGCCGGAAGGCCGGCGCGTGTTCGGCACCCTCACGGTCGAGGAGAACCTCGGGCTCGGCGCCTATACCCGGCCGCCAGCGGAAGTCGGCACCACCCGTGCCGAGGTCTACCGCATGTTTCCCAAGCTGGAGGAGCGCCGCGCGCAACTGGCCGGCACCCTGTCCGGCGGCGAACAGCAAATGCTGGCCATCGGCCGGGCGCTGATGGCCAAACCGCGCCTGTTGCTGCTGGACGAGCCGAGCCTCGGCCTGGCGCCACTCATCGTCAAGGGCATTTTCGCCGCGCTGCGCGAGATCGCCAACTCGGGAGTCACCGTGCTGGTGGTGGAGCAGAACGCGCGCATCGCGCTCAAGCTCGCCGACCGTGGCTATGTGCTGGAGGTCGGCCGCATCGTCCACGAAGACAAGGCCTCGGCCCTGCTGGCCTCGCCGGAAGTGCAGGAAGCCTATCTCGGCAAAAGCGCATGA
- a CDS encoding branched-chain amino acid ABC transporter permease, protein MSEFCQQLVNGLTVGGIYALIALGYTMVYGILKLINFAHGDLCVLGAFIGLTVISSLGGASGSPAVWVVGLAFVGAVVAVSCAGVLLEFTAYRPLRSAHRLSAVVSALGASMMLENGMMLIWSPQTLVFPQGSLPSISWNIHGVQVTFTQLLIIVVSLALMGALYLYVNRTRFGTAIRAAAIDQDAARLMGINVNRVIVSVFILGPALGAIGGLFIGLYYRQAVFDMGWIYGLNAFIAAIIGGIGNIPGAMLGGLLLGLFNALAAGYISSTWQEAITFGLLIAILLVRPTGILGERVAEKV, encoded by the coding sequence ATGAGCGAGTTTTGCCAGCAATTGGTGAACGGCCTGACCGTCGGCGGGATTTATGCCCTGATCGCGCTGGGCTACACGATGGTCTACGGCATTCTGAAGCTGATTAACTTCGCACATGGGGACTTGTGCGTACTCGGCGCCTTCATCGGCCTGACCGTGATCTCCAGCCTCGGGGGCGCCTCTGGCTCCCCCGCGGTCTGGGTGGTCGGGCTGGCCTTCGTGGGGGCGGTGGTGGCGGTATCCTGCGCCGGGGTGCTGCTGGAGTTCACCGCCTACCGGCCGCTGCGCAGCGCGCACCGGCTGTCGGCGGTGGTCTCGGCGCTCGGCGCCTCGATGATGCTCGAAAACGGCATGATGCTGATCTGGAGCCCGCAGACCCTGGTGTTTCCGCAGGGTTCCCTGCCGAGCATCAGCTGGAACATCCATGGCGTGCAGGTGACCTTCACCCAGCTGTTGATCATCGTCGTGTCACTGGCGCTGATGGGCGCCCTGTATCTCTACGTCAATCGCACCCGCTTCGGCACCGCGATTCGTGCGGCCGCCATCGATCAGGACGCCGCGCGCCTGATGGGCATTAACGTCAACCGGGTGATCGTGAGCGTGTTCATCCTCGGCCCCGCGCTGGGCGCGATCGGCGGGCTGTTCATCGGCCTTTACTATCGCCAGGCGGTGTTCGACATGGGCTGGATCTACGGCCTGAACGCCTTCATCGCCGCCATCATCGGCGGTATCGGCAACATCCCCGGCGCCATGCTCGGGGGCTTGCTGCTCGGTCTGTTCAACGCCCTGGCCGCCGGCTACATCTCAAGCACCTGGCAAGAGGCCATTACCTTCGGTCTTTTGATCGCGATTCTTCTCGTCCGGCCCACCGGCATTCTCGGCGAACGCGTGGCGGAGAAGGTATGA
- a CDS encoding ABC transporter ATP-binding protein, translating to MTDSNALLTLDNVGISFGGLRAVDELDFSVHKGQIVGLIGPNGAGKTTVFNIITGVYKPTDGEVRWKGERISGLPPYRVAHCGILRTFQTIRLFSGMSVLENVLAGQHMRTRQSWLSSLLATPGQRREERALRENCMEIIERLDLTDVAHELATSLPYGIQRRVEMARTLAASPELLILDEPAAGLNDQESAELNDTILGIREAGITVLLVEHDMNVVMKVTDNIVVINFGKKIAEGDPTSVRNNPQVIEAYLGADDDDDEAAA from the coding sequence ATGACTGACAGCAACGCACTACTCACCCTCGACAACGTCGGCATCAGCTTCGGCGGCCTGCGCGCCGTGGACGAGCTCGATTTCAGCGTGCACAAGGGCCAGATCGTCGGCCTGATCGGGCCCAACGGGGCCGGCAAGACCACGGTGTTCAACATCATCACCGGGGTGTACAAACCCACCGACGGCGAGGTGCGCTGGAAGGGTGAGCGCATCAGCGGTCTGCCGCCGTATCGCGTCGCCCACTGCGGCATCTTGCGCACCTTTCAGACCATCCGCCTGTTCAGCGGCATGAGCGTGCTGGAAAACGTGCTGGCCGGCCAGCACATGCGCACCCGGCAGAGCTGGCTATCCAGCCTGCTCGCAACGCCCGGGCAGCGGCGCGAGGAACGCGCCCTGCGGGAAAACTGCATGGAAATCATCGAGCGCCTGGATCTGACCGATGTGGCCCACGAGCTGGCCACTTCCCTGCCCTACGGCATCCAGCGCCGGGTGGAGATGGCGCGTACCCTGGCCGCCAGTCCGGAGCTGCTCATCCTCGACGAGCCGGCCGCTGGCCTCAACGACCAGGAATCGGCCGAGCTCAACGACACCATTCTCGGCATTCGCGAGGCCGGCATCACCGTGCTGCTGGTCGAGCACGACATGAACGTGGTGATGAAGGTCACCGACAACATCGTGGTGATCAACTTCGGCAAGAAAATCGCCGAAGGCGATCCCACCTCGGTGCGCAACAACCCGCAAGTAATCGAAGCCTATCTGGGCGCTGACGACGACGATGACGAGGCGGCCGCATGA
- a CDS encoding branched-chain amino acid ABC transporter permease → MNTKIFRWLGPVVWVAGLAVPFVLGANWISILAIFAIYAVVALSQDIVLGRAGMFDMGHAVYFGIGAYVTAILNTVYGVPVLWSMIPAIITAALVGGLLAAPIVKLRGDYLLVATIGISQIFHLVMVNNVGGVTGGPDGIFGIGVPSLFGHAIMSQGGNFLVDWVLLGLVLLLVNNLEHSRLGRVFRYLKEDELAATTLGVNARYYKILAFALGAGVAGAAGTLFASQLAVVSPGAFVFTESVTLFAIVLVGGQASIPGVLLGTVLMFVVPQVFRELAQYRYFVFGIGMIVVMVIRPQGIWPRRRRME, encoded by the coding sequence ATGAACACAAAAATATTTCGCTGGCTGGGCCCGGTCGTCTGGGTCGCCGGTCTGGCCGTGCCCTTCGTGCTCGGCGCCAACTGGATCAGCATTCTCGCCATTTTCGCCATTTATGCGGTGGTGGCCCTGAGCCAGGACATCGTGCTCGGCCGCGCCGGGATGTTCGACATGGGCCATGCCGTGTATTTCGGCATCGGCGCCTATGTCACCGCCATCCTGAACACGGTCTACGGCGTGCCGGTGCTATGGAGCATGATTCCGGCCATCATCACCGCGGCGCTGGTCGGCGGCCTGCTCGCCGCGCCGATCGTCAAGCTGCGCGGCGACTATCTGCTGGTGGCCACCATCGGCATCAGCCAGATCTTTCATCTGGTGATGGTCAATAATGTCGGCGGCGTCACCGGCGGCCCGGATGGCATTTTCGGCATCGGCGTGCCGAGCCTGTTCGGCCACGCCATTATGTCCCAGGGCGGCAATTTCCTGGTCGACTGGGTGCTGCTCGGGCTGGTGCTGCTGCTGGTGAACAACCTCGAGCACAGCCGGCTCGGCCGCGTCTTTCGCTATCTCAAGGAAGATGAGCTGGCGGCCACCACGCTGGGCGTGAACGCCCGCTACTACAAAATTCTCGCCTTCGCCCTGGGGGCCGGGGTCGCCGGCGCCGCCGGCACCCTGTTCGCCAGCCAGCTGGCGGTGGTCTCGCCGGGCGCGTTCGTGTTCACCGAGTCGGTCACCCTGTTCGCGATCGTACTGGTCGGCGGTCAGGCCTCGATTCCCGGCGTGCTGCTCGGCACGGTGCTCATGTTCGTCGTACCCCAGGTATTTCGCGAACTCGCCCAGTACCGCTACTTCGTGTTCGGCATTGGCATGATCGTGGTGATGGTGATCCGTCCCCAGGGTATCTGGCCCCGACGCAGGCGCATGGAATGA
- a CDS encoding branched-chain amino acid ABC transporter substrate-binding protein, which yields MHKGILATAAAVAMGVSSLAMAAGTVTFGVQAPITGKYANEGQGIEKAVKLLAKEQNAKGGLLGKQIKVQACDDEGKATQAALCARRLTNAGVFAVIGSYTSGAASAAQPIYARANVIQTSDGTADELTQRGFKTFFRNAPPNSAEAKFTGEYLVNHKHYQRIAVISDHSSFSKGLGDAVAEAIKSDGGQVLTRAYINSGSQDFTSVLTDIKSKNPDVIYFSGYYSDGGLLRSQEKQLGMNVPFVGGDANQNVAFAKIAGDAAQGSIIVNVPAPENLPYKAAKEFLAAYQKAYGEAPPSIFTLTNADGMRVVMKAVEETHSLNPKKVEAYLHQKIDKFPGITGPISFSSKGERIGSAFQAFEVQADGSYKTVYPTSASAS from the coding sequence ATGCATAAAGGGATTCTGGCAACGGCAGCCGCCGTTGCGATGGGGGTGTCATCGCTGGCGATGGCAGCGGGTACGGTCACTTTCGGCGTGCAGGCGCCGATTACGGGTAAATATGCCAATGAGGGTCAGGGCATAGAAAAAGCGGTCAAATTGCTGGCCAAGGAACAGAACGCCAAGGGCGGCCTGCTCGGCAAGCAGATCAAGGTGCAGGCGTGTGATGACGAGGGCAAGGCTACCCAGGCCGCGCTGTGCGCACGCCGTCTGACCAACGCCGGGGTGTTCGCGGTCATCGGCAGCTATACCTCCGGCGCGGCCTCCGCGGCGCAGCCGATCTACGCCCGCGCCAATGTCATCCAGACCAGCGATGGCACCGCCGACGAACTCACCCAGCGCGGCTTCAAGACCTTCTTCCGCAATGCCCCGCCGAACAGCGCCGAAGCCAAGTTCACCGGCGAGTACCTGGTCAATCACAAGCACTACCAGCGAATCGCGGTGATCTCCGACCATTCGAGCTTCTCGAAGGGTCTGGGCGACGCCGTGGCCGAGGCAATCAAAAGCGATGGCGGCCAGGTACTTACCCGCGCCTACATCAACTCCGGCTCGCAGGATTTCACCTCGGTACTCACCGATATCAAATCCAAGAACCCGGACGTCATCTACTTCTCGGGCTACTACTCCGACGGCGGCCTGCTGCGCTCCCAGGAAAAGCAGCTCGGCATGAACGTGCCCTTCGTCGGCGGTGACGCCAACCAGAATGTCGCGTTTGCGAAGATCGCCGGCGACGCCGCCCAGGGTTCGATCATCGTCAACGTGCCGGCGCCGGAGAATCTGCCCTACAAGGCGGCCAAGGAGTTCCTCGCCGCCTACCAGAAAGCCTATGGCGAGGCTCCGCCCAGCATCTTCACCCTGACCAACGCCGACGGCATGCGCGTGGTGATGAAGGCGGTCGAGGAAACCCATAGCCTCAACCCGAAGAAGGTTGAAGCCTACCTGCACCAAAAGATCGACAAGTTCCCGGGCATCACCGGCCCGATCAGCTTCTCGTCCAAGGGTGAGCGTATCGGCAGCGCCTTCCAGGCCTTCGAAGTGCAGGCCGACGGCAGCTACAAGACGGTCTACCCGACCTCCGCATCGGCCAGCTGA